In Syntrophales bacterium, the genomic stretch TTGGCGCAGATACGTTGGCCGGGTTGTTGGTCACCCCCCTTATGGAGAGAAAGGGGATCAATCTTCTTATTGACATAGGGACAAATGCGGAGATCGTCATAAGCAATGGCGAGCTGATTCTGGCCTGTGCGGCAGCCGCGGGGCCGGCGCTCGAAGGGTATAACATTTCCAGTGGGATGAAGGCCTCAGTGGGGGCCATTGAAAGAGTCGCGATTGACGAGGACATCCGGTTGAAGACGATAGGGGAGGGTAACCCATTGGGTCTGTGCGGCTCCGGACTTATCGACTTGATCGCTGAGCTTCTGAGGCAGGGGGTGGTCGATTCCTCGGGCAGGATTCTTGCCGGAAAGCAGATAGGCAGGCGTCTTTCTAAAAAAATAACGGATCGCATCGTTGAAGCTAAAGGTGGAAACAAGTTTCTGATTGCGGAAGGGGGGCAAAATGGGGTCTGGCTGCTGCAAAAGGACGTCAGAGAAGTTCAACTCGCCAAAGCCGCCATCAGGGCGGGAATCGAGGTATTGCTGAAGAAACTGAGGATTAGTTCAAATCAGATCCAAAATGTCTATTTGGCCGGGGCCTTTGGCAATTATTTAAACATCGGCAACGCGCAATTTATGGGCATGCTTCCGGAAGATATCCCTATTGAAAGAATAAGGATGGTTGGCAACACCTCTGTGGCCGGAGCCATGGCATATCTATTGTCGCAAAGGATGAGAACGAAAGCCCAAATTATTGCCGAGCGGGTCAGCCATATCGAACTTTCTGCAGATAAAGGCTTTACAGAGGAATTTATTTATCAGATGTCATTTGCGGCAGGAGAAGAGACAGAAAGGAAAATGGCAATTAAAAAAGCTGTATAGAAGAGAGGTTATTTATGACGCCGTTGATTTACAGCATTGCTTTTTTGATTACGTTTTTAGCGACGACCGCCCTGACCATCGGGGGGACAGGGGCCGCCCTTGTTCTCATTCCGATGTTCGACTGGTTGGGCGTGCCCCTCCGCGAAGCCATGGCTACGGCCCTTTTATTGAACGTGTTTGCAATGGTCATCGCCTCCGTCGCCTTCATTAAAAAGGGGCTGGTC encodes the following:
- a CDS encoding ASKHA domain-containing protein is translated as MSSAGSEQDVKILTGTKHKGMAFSPRLRKVKVAYSPSFFKNYPSLIEGALSPFPQKIRANVPLRIIALLQQFLKFEKPGEFYLTYTISEATIANVEKGDTETGLFGMALDIGTTTLVSYLVNMTNGKIEAISSDINPQIAYGGDVLSRISYCKSQPNGTQKLRDVLIESINKLINDLTQRANISPEDICEVAVAGNPTMIHLFMGIDPSSIAVSPFTPVFREPVAVLPGEMGIVLGPGAMIYSLPQISGYIGADTLAGLLVTPLMERKGINLLIDIGTNAEIVISNGELILACAAAAGPALEGYNISSGMKASVGAIERVAIDEDIRLKTIGEGNPLGLCGSGLIDLIAELLRQGVVDSSGRILAGKQIGRRLSKKITDRIVEAKGGNKFLIAEGGQNGVWLLQKDVREVQLAKAAIRAGIEVLLKKLRISSNQIQNVYLAGAFGNYLNIGNAQFMGMLPEDIPIERIRMVGNTSVAGAMAYLLSQRMRTKAQIIAERVSHIELSADKGFTEEFIYQMSFAAGEETERKMAIKKAV